The following are encoded in a window of Armatimonadota bacterium genomic DNA:
- a CDS encoding dihydropteroate synthase: MIIIGERINGMFKAVNAAIQERDKATIQDLALKQVAEGADMLDINVGTATEDPVGTMRWLVQTVREVTEVPLSIDSPNLATVKAGLEACSGPKMINSTTGQDEVLNNFLSLAKEYDASIVALCMDEKGVPVDVDGRVEIAMRVIAKAMEFDVPIDKLYIDPIVLPVKADQTGPGKVLESIKQFTMLSEPAPHIVIGLSNLSQGAVERKLINRVFLAMAIGMGLDTAILDPLDTELMDTLITAEMLMNRTIYSDSFLKAYRQR, from the coding sequence GTGATTATAATCGGCGAGCGCATCAATGGAATGTTTAAGGCTGTAAATGCGGCAATTCAAGAAAGAGATAAAGCTACAATCCAGGATCTTGCATTAAAGCAGGTGGCAGAAGGGGCAGACATGCTTGACATAAATGTGGGAACGGCCACGGAGGACCCAGTTGGAACCATGCGGTGGCTTGTTCAGACGGTTCGTGAAGTAACTGAAGTTCCTCTTTCGATTGACAGTCCCAATCTAGCAACAGTAAAAGCTGGATTGGAGGCTTGCTCAGGGCCAAAAATGATTAACTCGACTACGGGCCAGGATGAGGTGCTCAATAATTTCCTTAGCCTCGCCAAAGAGTACGATGCATCCATTGTGGCTTTGTGCATGGATGAGAAGGGTGTGCCGGTTGACGTTGACGGGCGCGTGGAAATTGCCATGCGCGTGATAGCAAAGGCTATGGAGTTTGACGTTCCTATTGATAAGCTTTACATAGATCCTATTGTTCTACCTGTAAAGGCCGACCAGACAGGTCCTGGGAAGGTGCTTGAGTCTATCAAGCAGTTCACAATGCTTTCGGAGCCAGCGCCGCACATTGTTATTGGATTAAGTAACCTTTCCCAAGGTGCTGTTGAGCGGAAGTTGATTAATCGAGTATTTTTAGCAATGGCTATTGGAATGGGGCTCGACACAGCAATTTTGGATCCCCTAGACACTGAACTAATGGATACTCTAATTACCGCAGAGATGTTAATGAATCGAACAATATACAGCGATTCCTTCCTAAAAGCGTATCGGCAGAGGTAA
- a CDS encoding DUF3786 domain-containing protein, with product MLPPGQKPYDLALQIGLDALVESPPSKATLEALGARRKDNVIFVPALNRVLLVDLLRRDVFVEGNGKAKRKWAVLCVHYLASKDVSVDSREMTFNRFLDAQSYGIVYQKRIIGRFLATSGRTAEQFIKLSEELGGERLPEPGVRYRFFILPRVPVILVRYEGDEEIGPGANVIYQADVEHLLPAEDRVVSAELLLDALSGVDMMEPS from the coding sequence ATGTTGCCTCCTGGTCAAAAACCATACGACTTGGCATTGCAGATAGGACTGGATGCGTTAGTCGAAAGCCCACCGTCAAAGGCAACACTTGAGGCACTTGGCGCGCGTAGAAAAGATAACGTAATCTTTGTCCCGGCGCTGAATAGGGTATTGCTTGTTGATTTACTGCGCCGAGATGTATTTGTAGAGGGCAATGGGAAGGCAAAACGCAAATGGGCTGTCCTGTGTGTTCATTACCTTGCCTCAAAGGATGTATCTGTCGACTCAAGGGAAATGACATTCAATAGATTTTTAGATGCTCAAAGCTATGGGATTGTTTACCAAAAGCGAATTATTGGGCGTTTTTTAGCGACTTCGGGAAGAACGGCTGAACAGTTTATCAAGTTGAGCGAGGAGCTAGGTGGGGAGCGCCTTCCTGAGCCAGGGGTTCGTTATAGATTTTTTATTTTACCCCGTGTGCCGGTTATCCTAGTTAGATATGAGGGCGATGAGGAAATTGGCCCAGGTGCAAATGTTATTTACCAAGCAGATGTCGAGCATCTTTTGCCAGCTGAAGATAGGGTAGTAAGTGCAGAACTCTTATTAGATGCACTTTCGGGTGTAGATATGATGGAGCCAAGCTAA
- a CDS encoding AAC(3) family N-acetyltransferase, producing MALTKKEIVESLREAGLSPGDSLIVHSSFRSLGPVEGGPETVIDALIEAISPGGNLMLPTFNYTGNIAQPYFNPAETPCLTGIIPELGRKRPNAIRSLHPTHSVAVIGPDAVELTKDHLSYRAVGIGSPIDRLAKMGGKVLLLGVSNTSNTTVHLGEEYAGVPKVGWTENLPYAKVLMPDGSIYEHQIDTSTSCSNAFDAVEYMLRRYGEIRDYRIGPSRIKLMFGRDVVKRVQEMISEKPDILLCTNPTCRPCTGARANLGIL from the coding sequence ATGGCTCTAACAAAGAAAGAAATCGTCGAATCTCTCAGGGAAGCTGGACTATCACCAGGCGATAGTCTGATTGTACACAGCTCGTTTCGAAGCTTAGGTCCTGTTGAAGGAGGACCGGAAACTGTTATTGATGCGTTGATTGAAGCTATAAGTCCCGGTGGAAATCTGATGCTTCCTACGTTCAACTATACCGGAAACATTGCTCAACCATATTTCAACCCAGCGGAGACTCCGTGTTTGACCGGCATAATTCCCGAGTTAGGACGAAAAAGGCCAAACGCTATTCGGAGTCTTCACCCAACTCATTCTGTTGCAGTAATTGGACCCGATGCAGTTGAATTAACCAAAGATCATTTATCTTACCGTGCTGTTGGAATAGGCAGCCCAATAGATCGGCTTGCCAAAATGGGTGGGAAGGTGCTACTTCTTGGCGTTTCAAACACAAGCAATACAACAGTTCACCTAGGTGAGGAATACGCCGGTGTCCCAAAGGTGGGTTGGACTGAAAACCTACCCTATGCCAAAGTACTTATGCCAGACGGTTCGATATACGAACACCAAATTGATACCTCAACGTCATGCAGTAATGCCTTTGATGCGGTGGAATATATGCTTAGACGGTATGGAGAAATACGCGATTATCGTATAGGCCCGTCCCGCATTAAGCTGATGTTTGGGAGAGATGTGGTAAAACGTGTGCAAGAGATGATCTCAGAAAAGCCAGATATTTTGCTCTGTACAAATCCCACATGCCGACCATGCACAGGAGCAAGAGCAAATCTCGGAATCCTATAA